The following is a genomic window from Neodiprion pinetum isolate iyNeoPine1 chromosome 3, iyNeoPine1.2, whole genome shotgun sequence.
ttacagccaaaaaacgaaaacctgaattttcgacatttttcagcaggtgcttttttcctcgtatcttctctcccgttgatcccacgctcgttttgctgcgttttctgagttccttggggtccaataggtcgggaaagagtcatacgaatcaattccgagacgaaaaattttttggtcaaaaaaaaaggaaggttaacccctttgtcttttcggcgaaaattttcgcgattttcaaaagtgctggaataaattaattgtggcactattccgacgtaattttgcgagagaaatcgattgggcgcagtcccaatacgctgcgatcaacgcatcgaaagttacagccaaaaaacgagaacctgagttttcgacatttttcagcaggtgcatttttgctcgccatttctctcctcttggtcccacgctcttttagctgcgttttctgagtttccgagggtccaattggtcaggtaagggtcatttaaatcgaatctgagaccaaaaattttcggctcgaaaaatgaagaaaaagtaaggctaacctcttcgcatttttggcgaaaattttcgcgattctgaaaagtgctggaataaattctttcatgcacttctccgacgtaattttgcgagagaaatcgattgggcgcagtcccaatacgctgcgatcgacgcatcaaaagtcacagccaaaaaacgagaacctgagttttcgacatttttcagcaggtgcatttttgctcgccatttctctcctcttggtcccacgctctttttgctgcgttttctgagttcctgagggtccaattggtcaggtcagggtcatttaaatcgaatctgagaccaaaaattttcggctggaaaaatgaagaaaaagtaaggctaacccctttgcatttttggcgaaaattttcgcgattctgaaaagtgctggaataaattcttgcatgcactattccaacgtaactttgcgagaggaatcgatcgggcgcagtcccaatccGTCGAGATCAACTCAACAAAACTAACAgctgaaaattctgaaaaaagtcTACTCGTGAACAAATAGATCTGAGACGAAACAAAATGCAGAATATGACGGAAGTTTATTCAAGAAGTAGTTCTACAATACGAGGAAATAGGTGTACAGTATACATTATCTAGAGCAAAATATGATAACGTCttccctacaaaaaaaatCCGATACAAATTGTCGGATCTCTGTCGGATCCGACAGTCTGTATCAGATTTTTATTATAGGGTTTTATTGTATagacaaatttctttctttcatcaaCTAATGCTATAAGAATTAGTACATTAGGATTACATATTTACGGATATTCAAAAGTCGGATCTGTTTAACGTAAGGATTCTCGTTGATGTGTTATCAAAGTCGTTATAGCTATGCAGCGAAACGTGGTTGGCAATAGATTATTTCTGCGGGATCACATTCATACTCGCGTAATAAAGGTGTTCGGTGTTTTTAAATCAGAAACACTGCTCGTCCATACATAGGTATAGGTATTCCTACGCAGAAACGATTTACGTTCGCCTTCTTGGCCTTTTGCGTGCAACCAATTCTACGCTCCATTGCGACAAAGTCGTTGTTGCAAAAATAACGCGTTGAGATTATGTAAAacgaatgtaaaataaattccaaGTATTGCATCTACAagaacataaataaatattcgtataatcaACGCATAATCTAATTCGTTACTGCAGTTCCAACTCGATAACAGCAAAATCACGGTGTGACATGATTCAAGGTTGGTTCGGGTCTGCAGCATAACGACCTTTACACATTTGAACGTGCGCGGGGGAAAATTTGCAGTATTTCGCGTTGCCGACTTAATTTTACGTTAAGCCGAGCAGAGACAAGTCTGTAAAGTGTTGGGTAACAGAATTGTCTCTAGACCCGCCAGACGTTGACCGAAGAATATattcttttgtttgtttgttattcaagttttctcttcttattcGAAAagaatatattcttcagtcaacgcagcAAACCATTATGGAAAATTACCCGGGGATAGCGTTCTTTGTACTTATATCTGCAGCCAATGCGTCAGAGAATCGATAAATCGATTCCGTAAATGGATAAACATACACCGCATGATATTccaataatatgtatatatacaagaattttattttttaattaaataacatACTCTACCACTATCGTAACCCTAGATTCAAACATATCTTGATGCTATAGCAAGCAGCTTTGTATAGTCAGCTCCCTTGGTTTGAGTTTTTTCTTGTAGTAGAGTTCTCAGGATATGGGGAATTGGAACGTGGATCCGAGTCCCAAGGGGTGTACCCTCGTCGTTTATTAAAACAACGTTGTTGCTGTCAAATTTAGGTATCCTAGGCGACTGGTTTTGCTTGAGTCCTACAAGGATggctttcttcttttcaccctttatggctagcagcaccTTGTCACCTGTATGCGTGgatgataaaagaaaatgaataacagAGGATAACGAAATAATTGTTCGCTCGTAATCTTGTACACATACCTAAGAAACCAACACCACGCTTGTTGTATACATGAATGCATCTAGGTGGTTTTCCTTCCAGCATAGCGCTCTTCCCAATCTCGCTGTTATCCACGACTCGCAATCGGgccatttttcgaatttcctGGGCAACCGGGGTGGTGTGAAAACCCCTAGACATTACATTTATCTTCGATCCACAAAGAGCCATGTTTCTCTAATATTTTCTCCTTCCCTTCGGTATCAgatgttcgttttttttttctttttgaggttagaaatAGATTCGAAATACCGTGTCTTTTATTCCGGTGACAATACGGACGGAATTATCATCCCCATGCACAGAGTGTTTTTGCTCAATGAACTTGCTAGCATCcgaatttaattttcgatAGCATAGGTACTGATGATATGACTTTGTTGTAATGTAAATCAAGTAAATAAGTAGAAATACGTCTCGGAACTTTTGAAATCCGTGGCCCGACGTAGTGTCGTCTGCAACAAATTGTTATTACGACCAGAAGCTACGAGATTCTCTTAACGCCTTAACGCTAACGATTCGACTGACTTGATGTAACTCGTTTGATCCTCGTGtttcttggtttaaaattttaccacCAGAGTTCGCGGAATACGGTCAGCGAATTCATGGAGGTCGTTTGACGTTCTGTAGAGGGGAAAGTTATTTGTTTCGCGGCGAAAGAGCTTTCATCAGGATCAAATTGCCGGAACCTATAGTACAGTTTCGTCGAAGggaatttattgatttttgagAGGTGTATTTATATTTGTGAAAGCTTATCGTAGAAGTTCAAAACGTATTTGATACCAGGTACCAACAATGTTGATCAAAGTGAAGGTTAGCAATTTCACCGTAAATTTGTCATCCTTACATTTCAATGATGTTTGTACTTCCCCATGTATcgttatttacaattatcCTTATTgcattggtttttttttttttttccagacaCTTACCGGAAAAGAGGCAAGTACCaataataaagtaaatcaCTTACGGTGGTTAACTCTGCAGTAAGTTTGAATAAGgcagaagaaaaatcaatcttCACCAACAGTGGTGTACTATATAATTAATCCGCAGGAATGACAGGATAAAAATGGAGCAATTCCAGGCaaaatttcattctcattTCCATCTAACGTTAAACAACGATTAAACCCTAACAATAGAGATTCTTCTATCGCTTGTACCATCGTCAATTTTACTTAGTCAACTGGCAATGGTGTCAGAATTTGAGGAAAAGATGAtgtttgacaattttatactaAATCATTATCCGTTTCGCAGATTGAAATCGACATAGAGCCGACTGACAAGGTCGAGAGAATAAAAGAAcgagttgaagaaaaagagggtATCCCACCGCAACAACAGAGATTAATATTTTCCGGTAAACAAATGTGCGTCATCATGTTtcgtatatttgtataaaattttatgagTGTTATAGCTAGTTATGAACATAGTATTTATTTAGACTTACATCTAATAATACATTAcataatcttttttatttaattttattttaatatttttttattttaacgaaataataaatcgaATCGTCTAAAACATTTTTAGCTTTACACGCTGTGTGATCATTGGACAAAATCATGACGTAGTTTCGAACGATACGATCGGTttagataaatatttttcaaaaattatttgggACCTTTACTTCTCTGTTTCAGGAACGATGAGAAAACAGCTCAGGACTACAAAGTACAAGGTGGATCCGTACTCCACTTGGTTCTCGCTTTGAGGGGCGGAAGCCTCCATTAAACCAAGCATTCTTGAATAACGGATAAATCTCTTCACTCCTTACCAGATACACAAGCGACGTGCTAAACATCGGCAGCAACAAACGCGAAATGTTCCCAACTGTTGTAGCATGTAAATAATACATCTAATACCGAAGCCATGTCATTAGCTTGAAAGATGCAATTTGAGATATACAATTTGTAATCGAACCGATCATacttaataaaataatttaattctaattcaattttcttatgTAGCAccagtttcttttcctcttgcATCAGCGGTGTTTCGATCATCCCTCGACATTGTACTTGTTTTCTCATCGTTCGAATAACGACGCGTAAACCgtgattttctttaattttaatcCGTTCATTCATcgtaatgtatatgtatatataaatatgtataagcTACCTTACGTTCTGTGGTATCGACTGAAATGCGTAGCTCTGCTCCACTTTGTTTTGAAGTATCGATGACAGATATCGCAATAGGCTGCTGAGTCTGGCGATTGCTCATGCTTGGACGCTATGTGTCGTAGAAGTGCGTGTTGCGTTGTAAACGTAACACCGCATTTAGTGCAGTACAATACTGGCGCCGTGAAGTTACGCAGTCTAGGCTTCGTGAACTCAAACCGGCTCTCTATAAATTTACACGACGTTTTTTATGATTATTCACTAGTAGTAACAAATTACTCAACGCTCCTGCACTccatttatacctatatatgcgtgcgtgcgtgtgcgtgtgtgtgtgtgacacgtgtgtacgtgtgtgtgtgtgacacgtgtgtacgtgtgtatgcatgtataattgCATGTAGCCCCTTTACAGGCGGATATTATAAtctctttcatttctttcggAAGTGGAGGAAACAGGTAGGAGTCTACGAAGCGAGTCTTTTTCCAGTTACACCATGCCATGCGATATACAATGTGACGTACCCTACGCCGTTAGTACAAGATTCACCCTttacaaaaaatagaaaaaaagaaaaaaaaaaaccttttacAAAAACCCAAACCATTAATCTTGACCGCTACTTTAGTAAATGCAAAAAGCTTCCTATCCCATGACACTGTTCAGCAAAACGATCGACTGCGCAAGTactatttattgtaaaattcgACAAAAACAGTCAGTTGCTTATTCGGTTCACAAATGTGTTGTTCAACAAGTTGAAACAAGAGTGAAAACAGAATGGATAAACTATTTCAGTCCATGGATTACACTTTCTTTTATCACCAATTAAGCCGTACCGATTGAAGATaacatgtattatacatatgtattaataattattctaaAAAGCACAGAGTTTATATTATCAGAGTGTtggttataaaataatttttttgccctTTCGATACACCACTCACAATATCATTCTTATGAAATAATCGTCGATGACATTAACTATAACAAGCTCCGTTGCGACTATTatgcatattttttctcatcttataATTCGGACGACCGTCGGACGTTTTCGTACCTGCAGTATGAACCGATGAATCGTCAGATTGGTGTAATCTTCAACGAATTCTAAATATGTCTTACCTTAAGGTAGGTTTTATTCGTGCTTGGACGAAGAAGAAATGTACTCCGCGCACTGACAATAGAGATATAGAAGAGCGTTAATCCGTATATCGGAGTCTTGGAGGTTTTACTTGTTTTTGGCTTGGTTGTTATCTTTGTTGCGCACATCTAGCGTTTTGTATCTTCCACGACGTGACCAGTCGATGGAATGCTTTTGCAGCAAGTGTCGTACCAAGTGTGGCTTCCGGCTGAATACTTTTCCGCAGAGATAGCAGATCGTCTGACCCCAGTGGAGCTTGAAATGGCCTGTCATTGTCTGCACGTGAGAATATTTAGCACCGCAAATCTTGCAGACGTACTTAACGCGCCCTGTAGATTCCGTTATCGGGTACCAGAGGTCAGTCCTTTTCGTAGCCCTACCTATTCCATCAAGAAAACCCATCAATAGAATGTCAGGTAGTGTGTAAGTTACTCTGTCAATTACAAAACTACTATTTAAATCTACGTCGCAGATGCTTTTAAGCGAATGTATGAATCATCTTTCCTTCTGCTCGTTACAGGacacagtatttttttttctttctttttttctttttagtaGGTACAGCACGAGAAGTTATACTTCCACCATCAAGCATTAGGGTGAATTTTGGTGATACAGAATTAGCACTTGGTGTATGAATGTAACGTGTTGATATTCTGTCCGGTCATCAACGTCACGGAATTAATTTCATCGTGTTCAATGCTACTGAGTGTACTGCTTTAAACTACGCGTTAGATTAACGGACACTTTGTTCAAACCTGCACTATGCTCAACAATCATTGTTAACATACAAGTTACTTATGAGATACGACTTTCGACTATAATTtaacaagttgaaaataattcaaacgcACAATCTCATCGAATCAGGGCTGGCGGCAGCTAAGTCGTCTCAATAAAGTAGCAATGATTacactttttcattttcgagtCACGGTTTGATCAAAGCTACTATATTTTatcaggagaaaaaaataaaataaaatgactaGCCTCCAACCCTGCTCCACGCTTAGATCTGACTTAACCCTAGATATAAGATATTAAAATGACGACAGCACTGCGGCCCAGAGAAAATTTGAGATCTATCCAGGATGATTTGtacttataattattcaattacattATTCATAGTTAAATAATATGAATGGGCCGCTTCTTCATCTTTTAGTACTGTATTTTAGTTTGTTacttatattttgtttttgttttttttttgttgttctttttgGTTTACTCTAGAATATAacattgatttaaaattaatttacatcTGTGGCGTGTGTTGAAAATTGGTTGAAATTTCAGTAGGCATGAAACGCATCAGCCTTAACGTGCAATATTATTAATAGCTAATAAGAAGAATATTTCACAACGATTCGAATATACTAAaagatgataatttttaattagttCATAGAAAAGGTAGAATTAAATGAAACGAAGAGAAGAGAATATCGAGCGAGAACGATTTGAGAAATATCGCTAATAATTACTACAAGTATGAGAAAATATTCGGACTAGTTTCAGTCGCAGATCCATTCTACGACACAAATAAATATCTTCCTGGTGATTAACATTAAACTATAAACTCACTTTCCAGTTGCGTAATTATAGAGCaacttttacaattttaccgatttttcaaattgagcAACAATGGAATAACACTAGACATTGTTCTTTACAGGAGAAACAACGACTGTGAATAATAagcaaatgataaaatatgacAGGAAATTTAATgtatgaataatttgaaaaaaaaaaaaaaaaaacccaattGGCCCGCCAATTATTATCGTAATAAAGTACAGAGTTAcgtttttttgtattttcaagaatattatTAACGTTTTTTCGAATCCCGACGCCTTTTCATTGTCTTTTGCCATTGCATGTTATGCTTAAGATGCATGTGCCGTCGCAAATCGGTTCTACGACTCAGAGTGGTGTCGCATAGGACGCAGGTTGTCTTGTTGCGATGCACTTCAAGGTGCTGGCTCAGTGAAGCAAGGTGCTTGTAAACACTTCCGCAGAGACTGCACGCAAAACGGCCTGGGCCCTGCATTACCATGTGAGCAGTTGCATCGCCAACATGCTTCTGTTTGCGACCCACCCCCCCTGCAACACATAACATCTTTGTGACCCCGATTACTTGTAATATACATTGTGCGCTTTATTCTAGTGTTATTACAGTATATTTTCAAACGTAAACTCTCGATATCTATCTGCTTCACGTTCATCTTTATCATTATGAAGTTAGCAGCGTTATCATAACGATTCATGTTGGGggaaaaccgttatttcgccATTTTATcgtaagaaaacaaaacatactcatattttgaaatcctAGTACCTTCAAagtcgttgaaaaattattaattaaaacagtgatttttttcccccgatGTTTCGTTCCGACAGcgttactaatttcaatcTCGTCTTTATATGCGCTCTGTGCATCCTCCTCCGActtgacgagaaaaaaatctgtccaATCCGCTGGTTGTTGgacagcaataaaaaaatatcatgttgaagttagcaacgttatcgtaacgatttaTGCTGAGGGAAAACCGTTATCTCGGcgattttggaattgtttgaaattcacgaTCAGTAAACTGTAATAGAACAAGATATACGTTCATGTCCTGAAATCTTAATTACTTGAaggttattgtaaaaataagaaaatagtaaTGTTCACTCAGATGTCTGggtacgataacgttactaacttcaacctcgtaaaAATGTGACATTTCGACAATGCTTCTTAAAAGTTCGTTTAAGCTACCTTAGTTGAggatattataaaataattaattaatgtaaCGTACAATCGAGACAGTCAATTGGCTTTGCTATTGATAATGATATTCTTAGCTGCGGTTGATGGCGATAATGATGTTGCGTGTAAATGTTGTTGTTGTGGTTGTGGCATGCTGTGTGGCATTTCATACTTCCGTATTCCGGGGGAGTTTTGTAAATGAAGTGGATGTATTGAGATCAACAAAACTAAAACGGTGTGCatttaaaaatgttgataATTGTTGCATCACAAAATACTAACAAACATTCCATAGTAGACACAAAGAGCTTTCAGTGTTAAACCGATTTCGAGATCAAGGGAAAAAACGTTTCAACTTCTCTACCACCAAATTCACACtcctattataataataccgTTCAGAATTATCGTCgctggtgaaaaattttcattgaaaaatttctctgctgtCGGATATTTCACACAGATTTCAcagaataaattgatatccacacaaaaaaaaaaaaaaaacaaaaaaaatgcataacGGTCAAATGATATATAAATTTCCCTAGAATTCAgcggaagaaaattttcaaaccctTCCAATATCGACCTACCTGCAATCCTTTACTAGACGAAATtgtgaagataaaaatttattcagttatcAACAGAAGAAGAAATGAATCTTTTTCACCAGAGTTTTCAAGACAAGATTGTCACGGTTTCTAATTTGCAAAATAAGCATACACTAAATTTGCACACACACGACATGGAACGTCGAATGTAAAATAGTAGTATAATTAATGTGGTACCGTAAGTAGTACTGCTACTATGTCATTTTAACATAAATGTAATtggtgtataaatttaaagacatacAACATCCATgcgcacgcacacacgcatatatatatatatatatatatatatatacatatacttatacataGTTTATAATTTCATACATTAAGAACATCAACGGAGTACCGATTTTTGGTATAACAATACGGATCGATTCGAGTAATTGCGTATTCGACTGTATTTAAGAAAAACTCACGAGGTAAACTTTGTACGTAACATACACGCTGCACtaggtttgaaatttttattattcacacACATTGTTTTACAGTATTTCCCTATAATTATAATACGGgtaaaacgtaaaaatatctaataataataatcataatatattatttagtaaaaattttctgctataaataataataataatttgatttacATACTAAAGTAGAAAGATTGGCAATATTGTACTTGGTTGTTACAGTAGTATTTTAATTCTGATATCATTGAGGAACGTGCGCTTCGCGTGTCTCTCTccgtaataatattaatccttTCGTACGAAACATAAAATAaagatagaaataaaaatatctggCCTTCAAGCGAAAACTTCATActatatatagtatattttttctataagtttttttttcttaatcttcTTCCAATAAAAATCAACTTTAATCTTTAAATCAAGTAAAACACAAAAACTAATTATCTTATAGATAAGACGAGTACTTCTTCTTTCGTACTCGTATGCGTTTAAACTTtgtttggtttctttttttttttttggttttcgtttttcaatattaaaacaaacaatatatttttataattatgtgAGAGTTCgtaagaaataagaaattataaattaactacataatatatatcatatatatatacctacatgcTTTTTAAGACAAGACttatcaattatatttatcatTTGCATACTTTCTTTGGCAAGATTTTAAAGTACAGCTGGTACAGGATTgttccatttattttttatttggtttGCATTTTTGTCTCACTGGTAAGAattctttggttttttttttttttgtggcgCGCACACTAATTATGTTTTTTACATCGCGACTAATCATGTTTAGCCTCGAAACAAACAATATTCATTATTGAACGTTAATCCTATTCGTCTATAATTCTTTCAAGTCTATATCATTTCTGCATGGAAGCATATTATTCAAACAGAGTATTATCGTGAGAGCCTGTCGACGCTCTAGTTCTTTTTGTCACCTCGTACGCAACGAAACAACTTGCTACGATTTTTTGTCGTTTTCTCTATCGGTGTTAAATCAATCATAAACACATTGTACGTAcaacaatgtataatattttggtTTATTTGCGCTTTCCTCTACGCAATGTGTATGCTTGATGTTTTCTATTATATAGTTTGTCTCGTTTCTCCGCATCGGCatataatatttaaacgaatacagaagtaaaaaaaaataaaataaaaaaataaaaaaaaagaaagaaagaaagaaataaataaagaaaaattaatgcaCATTCCTCTCTTTACCCTAATAAGTACCAAAATCAATTGACTAGATGAGACAAAATCTTGACGGTTTTCTCATAGAACTTCTTTGGTTGCTTACAaaagtggatgaaaaaaaaaacaaaaaaaaagtaatttatatacacacatacccacacacgcaaacacacacacatacacgatatatatatcatgtatatatacattagtTAATGATTATTACATAGAAGTTCTATGAGAAAtgaatgtgtgtgtgtgtgtgtgtgtgtgtgtatgtgtgtttaTGCgtgttatttatatataataatataaatgacTAGGGCGATAGATGTGATAAATTTAAATCGTATAAGATAGATATTATCTTAATAAtggtatttataatatatatatatatatatatatatatatattcatatatatatatatatacacgcatgtatgtaaatatacatatatatacacatgtgtgTGTAGTATTTGTTTACTTGTTTCATTTAGTTATTTTATCTTTGGTGATGTTGTGTGTGGGGTGGGGtgggttgggttgggttgggttgggGTGGTAACGGTAAATATTACTCTTCGCACTAAGGGATGGGACTAGAAGTGATTCTCTCGACGCTGCTTTCCCTAATGCGTATCGTGGTGAATGTGGTATTAGCCTCGACGCTAGTAGCGTTCCGCGAAGCGATAGCCGAGGCAGGTAACGGAGTCGAGGTACGTATAGGCTCTGGCGGTGCTCCAGAACCTGGCCAACCGTGACGATTTTTAAGGTGACGTTTCATGTGCGTCGTACGGCTGAGTACTTTGTGGCAAACTGGGCACTGGGTTGTTCCTTTATGCATGTTCATATGCTTATACATGGAATCCCGATTCCAAAATGATTTACCGCAGAGTTTGCAAGAATGCGATGGCTGTTCGATGACCACAGTGCGTGAATCTAAATCAAATAAGACAATCATACTTGCAGGACAGCCGACAAAGACACATCTTTCTTCACCCTCCGTTGATAGGCAttgaagaaggaaaagaaaacgagaaaaaaaaaaaaaaacaaaaaaaaatcgtacacATCGTATCTGTAATATAGTTAGCATCGTACCGTAACACGCTacggaaaaaataacgaagcaaaaaaaaaaaaaaaattcataaaataatattataactaagtaaataaaaacaattagaATTAATATTGTGCAAATGACATACTCACTCTTATATAttgggggggagggggggaatCATGCTAAGCAGACTGGCTAAATCAGTACACTCGGTAGTAAGATATCATTTTTACTCtttaaatgttgaaaaaaaaaagaaataataaaatatatctcaTGCATAACGTTGTAGGCTATAGTCGACGTATAATACGTGTGTAAAATATACGGATTGTCGCGCCACAGTCGACATAGTGCTTTGTCACGTTTCCAGAGgtggtattgaaaaaaaaaaaatagaaaaaaaaaacttgttaaCGTAACGACGGGAAATTGGAGGGAAAAAAGATcaacaaagataaaaaaaaaaaaaaaataatctaccAACATTACACACCTACctaaaaaatcaaaagataCGAGAAAAGACAGCAACTATCTATAGATATTTCAGCTTATTGACTTatgttgattattattatgtttttgttgttgttattattattattgttgtttttgttattattgctGATGTGCAGTGTACCGACAATCGTataacaattttatacttCTATCATATCGTATTTATATGCTTGTTACATATTTCgataagagaaattttttttatttttttacaaaaaaagaataagcAAAGAACAACATATAACTAAGTAATATATCACAAAAATGAATCAACAATAATACGTTCAACTAATACTGGTGTTCGTATTCTTTATCGTTCTTTACATTCAAAAACTAGAACGCAATCGTAactttttcattgaaaattcgtGCCAAGACGCAGGTGGATTATTCGGTTCGATtacgaaatattaaaaacatcGGTTCGGCATGGGTAACAAGGATCTGGTAATCCTGCATCACAaaacacatacatacacgtattAGTTATAgccgaaacaaaatgaaaaataaaaaaaaaaaaaaaattcatattgataaatttttcttttattctcgaTTACAagcaaattatatttatagtacatgtacaataattttttgattcctATTGTATAACATATTTTAAACTTTCGACAATAAAATCATCCGATTAAATAGTACAtacgatattattattcaagtCATCAAGACTGTTGTTGCCGCGAtgatggggaaaaaataaaaaacaaacaaaaaaaggaaaaaaaaaaaaacacaatttctAGCCCAATTTTAATCGATAATATCTGTAATATATCTATCCTTTAGCTTTAGCGATTTTAAATTGacattgaaacaattttatctCACGCCTGGTAGGTGGTATTGGGCTATTGGGATTATCACTTTGCAATGCGTCATCTGGTGGATATCCAATAAATATCCAAACTAATTCAAACGGTCTGACAGGCGACCGTCGACGGTATCTTTTTCGCGTACGGATGGTATAA
Proteins encoded in this region:
- the mRpL14 gene encoding large ribosomal subunit protein uL14m; translation: MALCGSKINVMSRGFHTTPVAQEIRKMARLRVVDNSEIGKSAMLEGKPPRCIHVYNKRGVGFLGDKVLLAIKGEKKKAILVGLKQNQSPRIPKFDSNNVVLINDEGTPLGTRIHVPIPHILRTLLQEKTQTKGADYTKLLAIASRYV
- the Nedd8 gene encoding NEDD8 is translated as MLIKVKTLTGKEIEIDIEPTDKVERIKERVEEKEGIPPQQQRLIFSGKQMNDEKTAQDYKVQGGSVLHLVLALRGGSLH